Proteins from a single region of Juglans microcarpa x Juglans regia isolate MS1-56 chromosome 5S, Jm3101_v1.0, whole genome shotgun sequence:
- the LOC121267560 gene encoding actin-related protein 2/3 complex subunit 2A-like isoform X2, with amino-acid sequence MILLQSHSRFLLQTLLNRVQNLEKGVEFDNHWVEFDDVRYHIQVSLKNPHILLLSVSLPTPPPEAIFFGGLPSGAIEAIKAAYGVIVQILDPPRDGFNLTLKLNLSKLPPDEGYKHALLVKIASIRETVLGAPLRVILKQLAARTAASNMDRRFAIVHRPNESFFLVPQEFVEARRTAGLNNAPSCMWSPSPPLELKGAPAETLSANAGFVTFVIYPRHVEGKRLDRTVWSLSTFHAYVSYHVKCSEGFMHTRMRRRVESLIQALDRAKPELEKSKKTMLSRSFKRMSLKEGRINSDS; translated from the exons ATGATACTGCTGCAATCTCATTCCAGATTTCTCCTTCAGACCCTGCTGAATCGAGTTCAGAA TCTTGAGAAAGGAGTTGAATTCGATAACCATTGGgttgagtttgatgatgttCGTTACCATATtcag GTTTCATTGAAGAATCCACACATTTTGCTGCTGTCAGTGTCATTACCCACTCCTCCTCCAGAGGCCATCTTCTTTGGTGGACTTCCTTCCGGAGCTATTGAAGCTATAAAAGCTGCATACGGTGTGATTGTTCAAATTCTTGATCCTCCAAGGGATGGATTTAACCTCACACTGAAACTGAACTTATCCAAACTTCCTCCAGATGAAG GGTACAAACATGCTCTTCTGGTAAAGATTGCATCTATAAGGGAAACAGTACTTGGTGCTCCATTGAGAGTAATTCTAAAGCAACTTGCAGCAAGGACTGCTGCTTCTAATATGGATCGGCGTTTTGCCATTGTGCATCGTCCAAATGAGTCCTTTTTCCTTGTTCCTCAG GAGTTTGTGGAAGCAAGGCGTACAGCTGGACTTAATAATGCCCCTTCTTGTATGTGGTCTCCATCTCCTCCTTTAGAACTGAAGGGAGCACCTGCTGAAACATTATCGGCAAATGCAGGATTTGTTACATTTG TTATCTACCCGCGTCATGTAGAAGGCAAAAGGCTGGACCGTACAGTTTGGAGTTTATCTACCTTTCACGCTTATGTTAGTTATCATGTTAAA tgCTCAGAGGGCTTCATGCATACAAGGATGCGGCGTCGTGTGGAGTCTTTGATTCAG GCTCTGGATCGTGCCAAGCCCGAGTTGGAGAAGTCAAAGAAAACAATGCTAAGCAGATCCTTCAAACGAATG AGCCTCAAAGAAGGTAGGATCAATTCAGATTCATAA
- the LOC121267560 gene encoding actin-related protein 2/3 complex subunit 2A-like isoform X1, whose translation MILLQSHSRFLLQTLLNRVQNLEKGVEFDNHWVEFDDVRYHIQVSLKNPHILLLSVSLPTPPPEAIFFGGLPSGAIEAIKAAYGVIVQILDPPRDGFNLTLKLNLSKLPPDEGYKHALLVKIASIRETVLGAPLRVILKQLAARTAASNMDRRFAIVHRPNESFFLVPQVGKVTVMFPMRFKDSVDIVLATSFLQEFVEARRTAGLNNAPSCMWSPSPPLELKGAPAETLSANAGFVTFVIYPRHVEGKRLDRTVWSLSTFHAYVSYHVKCSEGFMHTRMRRRVESLIQALDRAKPELEKSKKTMLSRSFKRMSLKEGRINSDS comes from the exons ATGATACTGCTGCAATCTCATTCCAGATTTCTCCTTCAGACCCTGCTGAATCGAGTTCAGAA TCTTGAGAAAGGAGTTGAATTCGATAACCATTGGgttgagtttgatgatgttCGTTACCATATtcag GTTTCATTGAAGAATCCACACATTTTGCTGCTGTCAGTGTCATTACCCACTCCTCCTCCAGAGGCCATCTTCTTTGGTGGACTTCCTTCCGGAGCTATTGAAGCTATAAAAGCTGCATACGGTGTGATTGTTCAAATTCTTGATCCTCCAAGGGATGGATTTAACCTCACACTGAAACTGAACTTATCCAAACTTCCTCCAGATGAAG GGTACAAACATGCTCTTCTGGTAAAGATTGCATCTATAAGGGAAACAGTACTTGGTGCTCCATTGAGAGTAATTCTAAAGCAACTTGCAGCAAGGACTGCTGCTTCTAATATGGATCGGCGTTTTGCCATTGTGCATCGTCCAAATGAGTCCTTTTTCCTTGTTCCTCAG GTAGGAAAGGTGACGGTGATGTTTCCTATGAGATTTAAGGACTCCGTAGATATTGTTCTTGCCACTTCCTTCCTGCAG GAGTTTGTGGAAGCAAGGCGTACAGCTGGACTTAATAATGCCCCTTCTTGTATGTGGTCTCCATCTCCTCCTTTAGAACTGAAGGGAGCACCTGCTGAAACATTATCGGCAAATGCAGGATTTGTTACATTTG TTATCTACCCGCGTCATGTAGAAGGCAAAAGGCTGGACCGTACAGTTTGGAGTTTATCTACCTTTCACGCTTATGTTAGTTATCATGTTAAA tgCTCAGAGGGCTTCATGCATACAAGGATGCGGCGTCGTGTGGAGTCTTTGATTCAG GCTCTGGATCGTGCCAAGCCCGAGTTGGAGAAGTCAAAGAAAACAATGCTAAGCAGATCCTTCAAACGAATG AGCCTCAAAGAAGGTAGGATCAATTCAGATTCATAA